The following are from one region of the Paenibacillus sp. JZ16 genome:
- a CDS encoding aminoglycoside phosphotransferase family protein — protein sequence MGRNLWDAEWEVTEPLVRLLLTRQFPQLSTLKVQEIGNGWDNTVYRVGDEYVFRFPRRKIAISLLNAEAKILPKLEHYITVPYAKPLFFGKESEDYPAPFLGYTYLPGTFPIGISEEARMQSAETLARFLKRLHAFPVEIAQQAGVLSDQRKLTDIAGRKAKMLNFLSNLTQYITQEELHEIEDYLRGIHLDQARHRHVLIHGDLHFKNMLVDDDGKLSGIIDWGDVNIGHPACDLSIVYSYLPPASRADFYDIYGEVDEETKILARMIAVYIPMLIFIQAIDEKNDTIALEAKSIIQRAMAI from the coding sequence ATGGGACGAAATCTATGGGATGCCGAATGGGAAGTGACCGAGCCGTTAGTCCGGTTATTGCTTACTCGTCAATTCCCCCAATTGTCCACCCTCAAGGTCCAGGAAATTGGCAACGGATGGGACAACACCGTTTATCGCGTTGGCGATGAGTATGTGTTTCGCTTTCCTCGTAGAAAGATAGCCATATCTTTACTAAATGCCGAAGCGAAAATCCTGCCCAAGCTTGAACATTACATAACGGTACCTTATGCGAAACCCCTCTTCTTCGGAAAAGAAAGTGAAGATTATCCTGCACCTTTTCTGGGATATACCTATCTTCCCGGTACATTCCCGATTGGAATTTCAGAAGAAGCGCGGATGCAATCAGCGGAAACGCTCGCCCGCTTCCTGAAGCGCCTGCATGCTTTTCCCGTGGAAATAGCGCAGCAAGCGGGTGTATTGTCTGACCAGCGTAAACTGACCGATATCGCCGGCCGCAAAGCCAAAATGCTGAATTTCCTCTCCAATCTTACCCAATATATAACGCAAGAGGAGTTACATGAGATCGAGGACTATTTGCGGGGCATCCATTTGGATCAGGCGAGGCATCGACATGTGCTAATCCACGGGGATCTCCATTTTAAAAACATGTTAGTCGATGATGACGGCAAGCTTTCGGGGATTATTGATTGGGGCGACGTCAACATTGGCCATCCTGCCTGTGACCTGAGTATCGTTTACAGCTACCTGCCGCCGGCCTCCAGAGCGGATTTCTATGATATCTATGGCGAAGTGGACGAAGAAACGAAGATTCTGGCACGAATGATCGCCGTCTATATCCCTATGTTAATATTCATCCAGGCCATCGACGAAAAGAATGACACCATTGCGCTGGAAGCCAAATCAATTATTCAGCGTGCCATGGCCATATAA
- a CDS encoding DUF1904 family protein — protein MPYLRFKGFSEVFLEEITPQVVDEFAGIVQIPQEIVKIELLPYQIITNTPLSVEILMFQRSQEIHDAVAARIHDILSEHGYRNVHIFFVILKRNLYYKEGRPLE, from the coding sequence GTGCCATATTTACGCTTTAAAGGATTCTCCGAAGTCTTTCTTGAAGAAATAACGCCACAGGTCGTTGATGAATTCGCGGGGATTGTTCAAATTCCGCAGGAAATTGTGAAGATCGAACTGCTTCCTTATCAGATCATTACGAATACGCCGCTATCCGTGGAAATTCTTATGTTCCAGAGATCTCAGGAAATTCATGATGCTGTTGCAGCCCGCATTCACGATATCTTGTCAGAACACGGGTACCGGAACGTACATATTTTCTTCGTGATTCTTAAGCGGAATCTTTATTATAAAGAAGGCAGGCCGTTAGAATAA
- a CDS encoding aminoglycoside phosphotransferase family protein — protein sequence MEQLQGILKEYYGLDRTHVVPQKGGWAALAYKVQSDGHAYFLKVYEKSRASTPKWTARIDEYVPILLWLGQHSQLKGKIPVPILTKDGFYQCEDDEGIYLLYEYIVGDTIADLDLTSDQVRELAEIITELHQYGEEIPLNTDAIRENFEVPFLQQLEHTLDAVMPNDVREVVQSYREQLNDLMNEVHELSVTLAHSNVHKALCHTDVHHWNLMSDGHQLVLIDWEGLNVAPVEADMMFFVQTPYWDEFMRTYKRTHHQYEINSEALRFYQGRRKLEDVWEFIEQMLYDAQDEGERIATLSHLKRELEEITPSD from the coding sequence ATGGAACAATTACAAGGCATTTTGAAGGAATATTATGGATTGGATCGTACACATGTTGTACCCCAAAAGGGTGGTTGGGCAGCGCTGGCTTATAAAGTGCAGAGTGATGGACATGCCTATTTCCTGAAAGTATATGAAAAGAGCCGCGCTTCCACGCCCAAATGGACCGCGAGAATCGACGAGTATGTACCCATATTGCTGTGGCTCGGGCAGCACAGCCAGTTGAAAGGAAAGATTCCAGTCCCCATCCTAACGAAAGACGGATTTTATCAATGTGAGGATGATGAAGGAATCTATCTATTGTATGAATATATCGTTGGAGATACGATCGCTGACCTTGACCTGACGAGTGATCAAGTGAGAGAGCTTGCAGAGATCATCACCGAACTTCATCAATATGGAGAGGAGATTCCGCTCAACACGGATGCGATAAGAGAGAATTTCGAGGTTCCTTTTCTCCAGCAACTCGAGCATACCCTGGATGCCGTGATGCCTAACGATGTCAGGGAAGTGGTACAGTCGTACAGGGAGCAATTGAACGATCTGATGAATGAGGTCCATGAGTTGTCGGTGACTTTAGCGCATAGCAATGTACATAAGGCTCTATGTCATACAGATGTTCACCATTGGAATCTGATGTCAGATGGACATCAACTGGTACTGATTGATTGGGAGGGACTGAATGTAGCTCCGGTTGAAGCCGATATGATGTTTTTTGTTCAAACACCTTACTGGGATGAATTTATGAGAACATACAAGAGAACCCACCATCAATATGAGATCAACTCGGAAGCCCTGCGATTTTACCAGGGGAGACGCAAGCTGGAGGATGTCTGGGAATTCATCGAGCAGATGCTCTACGATGCCCAGGATGAGGGGGAGCGAATAGCGACTCTCAGCCATTTGAAGCGCGAACTGGAAGAAATCACGCCAAGCGATTGA